The stretch of DNA TTTAGGAACAGAATTCAGTAACTTCTACAAATATTAACAACTTATCTCTAAAATGCTTAACATTTAAGAGATTAGTTGTATTCGAGGCTTGACTAGCATCTGTCTATTCACTTTTGAAAGCCTGTTTATTCGACAACAAAAGCGCACAAAGAATTATACAAATTCCTATTAAATGTTGAAATGATAATGGTTCGTTTAAAATAAAATAACCTAGCAAAACACCTACTACAGGAACAATATAATTACTAAATGATGCAAATATAGCACCCTCTTCTTTAATTAAAAGATTATATAGCATATAAACAATTCCTGCGTGGAAAATACCTAATATAATAATCGAAGTTATTTGTAGACTGCTCACATCTACTTGTAAAGGGCGTTCAAAGATAAAGGCTAATGGTAGTAATAGAATGGTAGCGATCCATAAAACGTTTCGCATATGAATTACTGGTGAACCATCACCTAATTTTTCCATTAAAATTAATGATAGTGCAAAGCTAATGGCAGCCAATAGAATAAGCACATTCCCTAATACTGTTCCTGAACCATTCATTGCTTGTGTCGGCCATGATAGAATGACCATACCTAAAAAGCCCAATAAAATGCCAACAAATTGAAACTGACTTACTTTCTTTTTAAAGAAAATAACGAAAAGAGCTAAAGTGATGATTGGTACCGTAGCGATGAGCATGGATGCAATACTGCTTGATACATACTTTTGACCTTGAGCAATAAGGATAAAGGGTAACACTACTTCAAAAAAAGCAATTGTAACATACAATTTTATATGGGTTTGGCCAGTCTCCTTTTTTAAAAATAAGCTAATGAAGGATAAACAAATGGCACCGATAAGAGCTTTTAACAATGATAAGGTAATTGCTCCAACATCATCCGTTACTAAGGCTACGAAGAAAAATTGGGAGCCCCAAATAAAACTGATTAAAAGCAAGAGGCTATACTTTTTCATTATGATTCCCTCCGATATCCGAAATAGTTTGTCCCTATGACACCGATAATTATGATTATTCCTCCAATAAAGTGGTAAAAGTGAAAGACTTCCTGTAAAAAAATTATGCCTGCAAGTATTGTGATGAGCGTGGAAAAGTTACTAAAAACACTCATTTTGGAAGCTTCTATTTTAGATAAAGCATAATTTGACAAGTAAGACGTACCGAGTGATGATAATATACCTAAATATAAAATTGATATGACAAAATCAACATTCATAAATGGCTTGAAAAATTGATTTAATGTGCCATTTATTACGTGGTTTCCAATAGCTATTCCATTAAAAATTAAAAATCCACATACTGTCATAGCACATGTTATTGTCATTAATGGATATTGTTTGGTAAGCTTTCTTGCAAAAACATTATATAGTGATGCAGCAAGTGCTGAGAGTACAATAAACCCACAACCAATTAGATTTCCTGTATTGGCATTTTCCCCATTCCTAAATAGCATATATATGACCCCAATTACCGATAAACTAATAAAAACAAGTTGTCCACGTGACACTTTTTCCTTTAAAAACATAATCGCAAGAATTAATGTAAAAATAGGGATTGTTGCTTGAATAATCCCTGCTTCTGACGAGGAAATTTTAGCAAGCCCAAGCACCTGAAAAGTAAAAAAAGCTACTGGGTATAATAATGCTAACGGTAAAATTTTCCGTACATCATGTTTTTTTATTATTACCTTTTTTTTCGTAACAACTAGTAAAATGATGATCCCCATAAATGCAACGGTAAATCGATGCGCAAGTGTATCTATAGGACTTGTCACAGTCAATGTAACTTTGACAAACATAAATGAAAGTCCAATAATGAAAGCATAAATAATCGCGGCCAAGTATGCTTTTCTTTTTGCAGTCATATGGTTAAACTCCTTCTCTTTATTCCAGCTGGTAAAGTTATCATAGTAAAAATTATAGATTTGTACGATATAAAAAATGCACATCTGTACCGGTATAGATGTGCGAGAGGATGTATATGCTAAAATACGAGTTTATCTATTCAAAATTAATGAACAAAATACAAACTGGTGCTCTACAGGCTGGTGCAAAGCTCCCTTCTATCCGTAATTTATCTCAAGCATTTTCATGTAATAAAAGCACCGTTATGACAGCTTTAAAAAAATTGGAAGATCAGCATCTTATATATGCCCTACCCAAAAGTGGTTATTACGTGGTTGACCATCAGCTTTCCTATAAACCACTTGTAAACAATTGTATAGATTTTGCGACATCATCACCTAGTTGGCACGCATTTCCATATAAAGATTTTCAGCATTGTATCAATAAAGCTATTGACACATATCAAGCGGACTTATTTCGATACGGTACAGCAAGAGGTTTACCTTCGTTAATTACAGAGGTAAAAAAATTGTTAGAAACGTATCAAATATTTATTAAAGAAGGTAATATTTTTATTACTTCTGGCGTTCAGCAGTCATTGTTTTTGCTAAGTGTTATGCCCTTTCCAAATAATCGGACAACCATTCTAGTAGAACAACCTAGCTACCATCTATACATGGATTATTTAAAAACATACCAACTACCAGTAAAGGGCATCAAAAGAACTGCGGAGGGAATTGATCTGGCGGAATTAGAAAGTATTTTTAAAAAAGATGACATTAAGTTTTTTTATACAATGCCACGCCTCCAGAATCCTTTGGGCACTTCCTTTAGTAAAAAAGAGAAGGATGACATCCGTAAGCTTGCCTATAAATATGATGTTTATATCGTTGAAGATGATTATTTGGCGGATTTTGATCAAAATACAAAGACTGATCCATTATTCACAGATGATACAGAGGAGCATGTGATCTATTTGAAAAGCTTCTCTAAAATTATGTTTCCTGGCTTACGTATTGGACTAGCTATTTTACCAAATGCATTTATTGATACTTTTCAGCAATATAAAAACACTACTGATATTGATAGCGCTATGATTTCACAGGCTGCGCTGGAACTATATTTGAAAAGTGGTATGTTTGAGCGTTACAAAAAGAAAGTTAGTGAAATATATACAATGCGTGCCAATACGCTTCAGCAATCGATCAAAACATATTTGTCAAAATATAAAGCAACTACAGAAATATGTATGCATAGTCATATCGTATTGCCAAGGGAAGTTAATGTTAATAGGCTAATACAGCATTTGGCACAGCAACATATTTATTTGGCTACAGCTGATCACAACTTCTTGAATGGATTTTACCGTGAACGAATTTTAAAACTAAATGTTTCAAATGTTGATGACCCAAAAATTGAAACGGGGATAAAAGAAATTGCCCATGCTCTCAATCAACCTAATCATTACTTTTAAGCGTACCGCCCCAAATACCCCAATAAAGGGTTAGGGATACTATACATGACTAATATCCCTAACCCTTTTACTCTTGTCTAAAATACATTCATATTTTATTTTTTGTCTGACGGATCTTCTAGTATTCCTTCTTCGAAATTAGGTTTACTTTATCATCGTATGATAGATTTTCACATTACGAATGATAGGCAATAATTGAGAAGTGGCATTTACATAATATTGAAAAACAGACGACCAGTAGTCGTCTGTTTTACCCATTACCATTATTCGTATAAAGCACCATCATCTTTTTGTTTTGCTTTAACTGATAGATTCGCAGAGTATGTCACACCTTGATAGTCATTCGTTGCTGCCTCATCTAGTTTTACACCAAATGAAAGATCAATGTATTCATTTGTCTTTAAATTCCAAAACTTATTGCCCTTACCTGATTCTGCACCATCACCCAAAAGAAATTCTTTTTCGCCAGTAGCAGCAGAACGCAGCTCAGAAGAATTTAGGTAGCCTGTAATAATTTCTACCCCCTCTGCAATTTCAACTGGTTCGTCCGAAACCGAACGAGTAACTTCATTTGTTGTTCCTTCGAATAATTCCTTAAGTTTAATTTGTGATGCTTTTAACACCTCTTCCGTTGGTTTTACTTTGTACTTCAGTGCAACATAGCCAACTTTGTACGTATCTAATGAAAGAGGTTTATCTAATGATTGGTGCAATTTTGCTTGTAAGAATGTATCGACAGTCCCAGTGTTATCAATCGTGAGCCAATCTCCAAACACTAGTTGTGATGGAGCAAAATTCTCAACTGCTACAATACTCTCGTTAATATCTTCACCGTTATTAAGCTGCAAAAGTGTATTTGTTATTTCACCTTTAGCAGTTGTTTCAGAAGTAAACCAAGAGTATGTTCCATAGCTTACTGAAACTGCAATTACACCCGCAAGTGTTGTACCTAATAATACTTTTTTTGCTTTAGCGATCTTCATAAAATAATTCCCCCAACTAAAAATAGTTTTTATTTAGATACAATTTCTTCATTTGTATGCTGTTTTTCTTTGCGGGAAAGACGTTCAAAAACTGTTAGACAAATGTAGCCCGTGAGAGGAATGGTGATTAACAGCAAAAACCCAATCGGACCGCTTGCAAAATCTGATACATATCCAAGTTTAGGTATTGCAGCTACTTGTTTTCCAACGAAATGATCCTTCGTTACAATCATTGAATCCTCAACATTGTTGTTGTCACCTTTTGTCACCAAACCAGCTTGTCCAGCTTGCTCTTTAACATCTATTACTCTATGTGTAATGAATTTTGTATCCGATTCTTTAAAGGTAATAACATCATTCACTTTTATATCTTCGAATTCTGCTTTTTTAATAAATACAAGATCTCCCGATTGCAGGTGTGGCTGCATACTATTCGAAAGTACAGTTAATGGTGTAAATCCAAAGAAACTTGGCAAACTGCCGGGATTTTTACTAGTTTGGAATACAGTTACACCGATATAGACGATTAGTAGAAAGAAAATTGAAAAAATAATATTTGAAAGCCATTTTATCGATCTTTTTTTCATAGGTTTGCTCCCAACATCATTATTTTTGTGTTTTTTTCTAATTGATATTGATGTCAGTAAATTTATTCAATGTGAAATATTTATCTCTTGTTGTTCCCCTGCCGCTTTCTATCAAGAAAAGAATTTTAATGACAGCTGCAGGGGAAACAATAGGTTTCTGTACGTTTTCTATATTTGTTAATTTTTATTCAGTTTTCTTCTTTTGTTTACTGAATCCCTAACTCTTTCAAAATACTTTCTAATGTCTTGCCTTCATGATTTTCTTTTGGAGCTGGAGGATTATCAACATATTTGTTTTGCAGTAGATAATTGTCTTTGACAAAGCCAATGTCTTTTGCATCCACCATGCCATCAAAATTAATATCAGCTGCACGGTTATCCGTCTTCCAAGCTTTTTGGATGTCTATAGCATCCAAGACGTCAATAACGTTGTCCTGGTTGACATCACCTGCCTTAATTTTGATTGGGCTGACATAATGACTTCTACCAAATAGTTCTCCCTTATACTCAAACGAAAGATTTTGCTTGCTTTGCACTTCAAAATGACCAGGAATCTTAATTTCTAAAATGTATGGATCTTTGCTTAACGGAAGCTTTTCTACCCTGTAGTCTGCTCCTACTTTTATCAGAGAAGTAGCATCAAAAACATACCCGCTTGATTCTTTAAACTTTAACGATGCGCCAACCTTTGTCCAGTCCTTTCTATCATAAAGACCGTTCGCAGGATTACGGAATCCGTCCGGCAGCACGTAGCCGAATGCAGCGTTGAATTGCGGCGAAATCTCAAAAGCATAACCGGCATTAAGCAGATTGCTTGATTGACTTTGGCTATTTTTCACTGTTGCTGTTGGAGTTATGCTGGCCTTTGTAGTGAAGGTTTCATCATTTATCTTTAACGTAACATCTACTACTGCCGCTTGATCAAATGTCACATTCGCATCGTTGAAGACCACCTTCACTTCGTCACCATTTACCAATATAGTTCCTTTATCGGAAAATTCTTCAGCCAGTTTGGCATCAATTAAGTCCATGTCATTTTTATACTGTTCTTTCAAGTTCCAAATGACTTCTTTTGCATCACTTACATTGTCCAAAAATAATTGGGCTTTAATCGTTTCGCCTGTTTTTACTTTTTTGATATCGCTTTTTGCGTAGGTAACTGGTGTCCCTTCTTTAACAAAGAAATATTCTTTTGTTAGCGGTGTATTAGCGGCTGCATCATAACCAGACAATGTAAATCTCAAGGCAGGGATGGATTCTTCCATTGCTACTTCCTCTGCCCATTTGCCATCTTTATCCATTCGAATAGGACTGGATGGGAATGGGATATTTCCCCACGTATAAATGACTGTATTCGCAGATTGATCAAGTTTTACTCCATTATTTTGCATCTCTTCCATGAGCGGATCCAATAATTGAACTTCAAATGGATAGGTTGCTTGACCTTGCTTATATTCAACAAACGGAGATGGTCCATCTAAAGAGCTTGTAAATGTTGGATCGTCAATTTTGATGTAAATATCACGTGTTTCTTTTGTCACTTTTCCAGTCTGGCTTGTTGTCACAAAATTCAGCTTATAGTGCCCTGGCTTTGCATAACTTACTTCTTCTGCTATAGGCTGCTTGGAGTCTCCTGTAAATGAATAGTATCTTCCATTAAACGCAAGTATTAAAAGGTTTTTATCCAGTGGCGCGCCAGTTAAATCCAGCGTTCCGATCAGACCTAAGTCTTTCCCGGTTTCTCCATCCTGCAGAGTGACATCCATGGTTTTTCCTGGTGAACCTAAATTAATAACGGTCGCAACATTTTGAAGTAAATCAAGCCTCAACGGTGCCTGATTTAAATATTCCGGTGAAATGATCGGTCTAAGGAGGTCTAAAGAGCTTATTCCATCCTTTGTAATTCTGAAGTTAAATGGAATCCGATATTGATCGGATGAATCTGCTTTGTTCGTCAATACAACAAACCCTTCGTATCGCCCCGCTTTAGCCGTTTTTGGTGCTGTCAAGAACACATTTTGTTTTACTTCTTGATTTGCTTTCACTTTAATGTTTTTACTGGTGCTGACGGCGATGCCATTTTTACTTAGACTGTTCGTACCTTCCGCTGCATTTTCTTCGATAGAAACGGAGAAATTTTTGGTACTATTACTGTTGTTTGTAAAACTTATGTTTTCATTCGCTCTGACATTGCTTCCTTCCGCCCCAAAATGAATGCCGAAGTTAATATCTCCGGATGGATTTTTAAATTTTTCTAAATATTCCCCATCTGGAATATCGGTTTCATCAGTCACTTGCATTTTCATTTGTCCATGGATGGCTTGATAAGGGTCTACTCGGCCAGCACCTGCTTCATACAAACTATAACTGCCATTTAAAGGATCTGCCGTATTCATCAGAACTGTTTTAATATCATCTGGATCAAGCTTCGGATTCGCCTCTAATAATAATGCAGCAATTCCAGCTGTGTGCGGTGCTGCCATAGATGTTCCTGAAAGACGTGCATAGGCATATTTGTAATCTTCCTGATTTTCATGATCAATCATATAGGAAGGGAATGTAGATAGCACGCTCACCCCCGGAGCAACAACTTCTGGTTTCATATCATAATTAAGATTAACCGGTCCTCTTGAACTGAAGTCAGCTAATTTATCTCCTTCGGAAACGATATCTTTCATATTAGAGAAAGTGAATGCAGTGTTTCCTTGCGCAATATTCGCCTTAAATTTCTCGCCTGCTTCTTTTGTTATGGAGAAAGCTGGAACATATACATGTGATTCCCCTAAATTAACGCCGATCTGTCCGTCAACATTGTTATACATAATAACCGCTTTCGCACCGTGTTCTTTGGCAAATTTGATTTTGTCATTAAGGGCAAGATTCCCGCGCTGGACGAAAGCAATTTTCCCTTTCACATCTTTTTCAGTATATTCTTCTTGTGAACCAAAACCTACATCGACAAGTTCAAGTGATTGCCCATTTAATGCAGAGAAATCATCTGCAAAGCTTCTTCCCATGCTGATGAGCTCAGTGGACCAGTTTCCTGAAATGCTCCCTGTAAACGAAGTGATCGCAACAGGGACATCACTTGCTCCGATTGTAAGCGCCAGAGCCGCTGTACCTGGAGAGCCTACTGTGTTGGAATTCGGACCGGAATTACCAGCAGAAACGACAGCTGTTACACCATTTAATACGGCATAATTAATCGCGGTACTCGTTGGAAAATACGGATTGTTTATCGATGCAC from Cytobacillus dafuensis encodes:
- a CDS encoding DMT family transporter; translation: MKKYSLLLLISFIWGSQFFFVALVTDDVGAITLSLLKALIGAICLSFISLFLKKETGQTHIKLYVTIAFFEVVLPFILIAQGQKYVSSSIASMLIATVPIITLALFVIFFKKKVSQFQFVGILLGFLGMVILSWPTQAMNGSGTVLGNVLILLAAISFALSLILMEKLGDGSPVIHMRNVLWIATILLLPLAFIFERPLQVDVSSLQITSIIILGIFHAGIVYMLYNLLIKEEGAIFASFSNYIVPVVGVLLGYFILNEPLSFQHLIGICIILCALLLSNKQAFKSE
- a CDS encoding DMT family transporter — its product is MTAKRKAYLAAIIYAFIIGLSFMFVKVTLTVTSPIDTLAHRFTVAFMGIIILLVVTKKKVIIKKHDVRKILPLALLYPVAFFTFQVLGLAKISSSEAGIIQATIPIFTLILAIMFLKEKVSRGQLVFISLSVIGVIYMLFRNGENANTGNLIGCGFIVLSALAASLYNVFARKLTKQYPLMTITCAMTVCGFLIFNGIAIGNHVINGTLNQFFKPFMNVDFVISILYLGILSSLGTSYLSNYALSKIEASKMSVFSNFSTLITILAGIIFLQEVFHFYHFIGGIIIIIGVIGTNYFGYRRES
- a CDS encoding aminotransferase-like domain-containing protein; the encoded protein is MLKYEFIYSKLMNKIQTGALQAGAKLPSIRNLSQAFSCNKSTVMTALKKLEDQHLIYALPKSGYYVVDHQLSYKPLVNNCIDFATSSPSWHAFPYKDFQHCINKAIDTYQADLFRYGTARGLPSLITEVKKLLETYQIFIKEGNIFITSGVQQSLFLLSVMPFPNNRTTILVEQPSYHLYMDYLKTYQLPVKGIKRTAEGIDLAELESIFKKDDIKFFYTMPRLQNPLGTSFSKKEKDDIRKLAYKYDVYIVEDDYLADFDQNTKTDPLFTDDTEEHVIYLKSFSKIMFPGLRIGLAILPNAFIDTFQQYKNTTDIDSAMISQAALELYLKSGMFERYKKKVSEIYTMRANTLQQSIKTYLSKYKATTEICMHSHIVLPREVNVNRLIQHLAQQHIYLATADHNFLNGFYRERILKLNVSNVDDPKIETGIKEIAHALNQPNHYF
- a CDS encoding signal peptidase I, whose translation is MKKRSIKWLSNIIFSIFFLLIVYIGVTVFQTSKNPGSLPSFFGFTPLTVLSNSMQPHLQSGDLVFIKKAEFEDIKVNDVITFKESDTKFITHRVIDVKEQAGQAGLVTKGDNNNVEDSMIVTKDHFVGKQVAAIPKLGYVSDFASGPIGFLLLITIPLTGYICLTVFERLSRKEKQHTNEEIVSK
- a CDS encoding S8 family serine peptidase → MEINSLIKKAAAVAFSAGLIISPIHSVLSTEAVAQELKAEDILLSLTKEQREALHQLQLNDHTGLQGFSEADLETAEEVSVIVEFKSKPGKVAVLEAEFKGKTLKNEDAEAQVEKEHKIFKEDIKKYLPQENSKAKSNSNSITQTFKKAYNGVAMKLPGDKVKLLLESDVVQAVYKDETFTVDPIKQDLPKDVDREITTSVESIPYLKIDKLHEEGITGDGVKVAVLDTGIDYNHPDLKDAYKGGYDFVDNDNDPMETTYADWEKSNQPEYAYGTAYYTSHGTHVSGTIAGQNKNDSEVSVVGVAPDADLYVYRVLGPYGSGTSEAVIAGIEKAVEDGMDVMNLSLGASINNPYFPTSTAINYAVLNGVTAVVSAGNSGPNSNTVGSPGTAALALTIGASDVPVAITSFTGSISGNWSTELISMGRSFADDFSALNGQSLELVDVGFGSQEEYTEKDVKGKIAFVQRGNLALNDKIKFAKEHGAKAVIMYNNVDGQIGVNLGESHVYVPAFSITKEAGEKFKANIAQGNTAFTFSNMKDIVSEGDKLADFSSRGPVNLNYDMKPEVVAPGVSVLSTFPSYMIDHENQEDYKYAYARLSGTSMAAPHTAGIAALLLEANPKLDPDDIKTVLMNTADPLNGSYSLYEAGAGRVDPYQAIHGQMKMQVTDETDIPDGEYLEKFKNPSGDINFGIHFGAEGSNVRANENISFTNNSNSTKNFSVSIEENAAEGTNSLSKNGIAVSTSKNIKVKANQEVKQNVFLTAPKTAKAGRYEGFVVLTNKADSSDQYRIPFNFRITKDGISSLDLLRPIISPEYLNQAPLRLDLLQNVATVINLGSPGKTMDVTLQDGETGKDLGLIGTLDLTGAPLDKNLLILAFNGRYYSFTGDSKQPIAEEVSYAKPGHYKLNFVTTSQTGKVTKETRDIYIKIDDPTFTSSLDGPSPFVEYKQGQATYPFEVQLLDPLMEEMQNNGVKLDQSANTVIYTWGNIPFPSSPIRMDKDGKWAEEVAMEESIPALRFTLSGYDAAANTPLTKEYFFVKEGTPVTYAKSDIKKVKTGETIKAQLFLDNVSDAKEVIWNLKEQYKNDMDLIDAKLAEEFSDKGTILVNGDEVKVVFNDANVTFDQAAVVDVTLKINDETFTTKASITPTATVKNSQSQSSNLLNAGYAFEISPQFNAAFGYVLPDGFRNPANGLYDRKDWTKVGASLKFKESSGYVFDATSLIKVGADYRVEKLPLSKDPYILEIKIPGHFEVQSKQNLSFEYKGELFGRSHYVSPIKIKAGDVNQDNVIDVLDAIDIQKAWKTDNRAADINFDGMVDAKDIGFVKDNYLLQNKYVDNPPAPKENHEGKTLESILKELGIQ